One stretch of Flavobacteriales bacterium DNA includes these proteins:
- a CDS encoding purine-nucleoside phosphorylase — AEYRMLGIIGADLVGMSTVPEVIVANHMDLPCAAVSVVTDICDPDNLVPISIEEIIEIAGTAEVKLIALFKNVIKSIS; from the coding sequence GAGCCGAATACAGAATGCTTGGAATTATTGGTGCCGATTTGGTAGGCATGTCTACCGTGCCTGAAGTTATTGTTGCCAATCACATGGATTTACCTTGTGCAGCAGTTTCGGTGGTAACAGATATATGCGATCCAGATAACTTGGTGCCAATATCTATAGAAGAAATAATTGAAATAGCAGGCACGGCAGAAGTAAAGTTGATCGCTTTGTTTAAGAATGTGATAAAATCGATTAGCTAA